One bacterium genomic window, CCCCGCCGCGCTCGGCCCGCACGCCTTCGCCGCCGCCGCAGCAGCGTCCGGCCTGACGGTCGCGCGGCGCTGGGCGCTCGAAGGTCGCGACGACGGCCCGCGCAGCTGGGTGGACCTCGACGACCCGGCCGCCATCGCGGCCCACCGCCGCCACGCGCGGGACGGCGCCCGCCGGCTCCCTCCCCGCCTGTACCGCCTTTCGGCGCCCCGTTACGCCCTGACCGCGTCGCGCGGACCCGCCGGACCGTCATGGATCGAGGGCGCCCTGCGGCAGGCCGCGCGGGAGCTGGGCCTCGCCGACGGCAGCTGGCGCGCCTCGCCGCCGCAGGCGTTGCGCAAAGGCAAGCTCGTGGCCACGCTCCACGCGGACGACGGCCGCGGCTGGATCACGAAGGTCCCTTTGAACGATGACGTCGCCGCGGCGATGCGGCACGGCCAGCGCGCGCTCATGTCGGTGCGGGCGCAACTGGCGGCGGACGCGCCGCTGCGCCGGCTCCTGCCGGCACAGGCTGCGGACGTGGAGTACCGCGGGCTGCTGCTGCACCTCGAGAGCTACTGCACAGGCCGGCCCTGGGCGGAGGACCGCAACGCCCCGCCCCCGGCGGCCGCCGGGATCGCCCCGGTGCTGAAGGACCTGCTCGACCTCGACCCGGCGTCCTGCGGCCTGGACGACGGCCACGACGTCCTGCCCCAGGCCGAGGCGGACCTCTCCGCTCTCCTGCAGCGACACGATCCCGACCTGGCGCCGACGCTGCGCGACGCGATCACGCGCCTCGACGCCGGTCGCTCCCCGCAGCTCCACCTGCGCAAGGGCGACCTGTCGCTCAGCAACGTGTTCCTGGAGGGCGGCCGG contains:
- a CDS encoding methyltransferase domain-containing protein, which gives rise to MTTDRASRADITAGLLAAADATSPAAAPDVLCDALVAALVAALPTGPDHLARLEELVDEGRAAWDLLLCGDRRGHLLLGGAGWSAATLALARRWERVTVVDPDPVVLALLERRRDAAGIANLVTVRGGIGTTLPLADAGCDAVAWIVADDALPPCAGNRRAGWSRRFLAEVARVLRPGGGLYLATPGPWSRESLRKNEWLRSLDRLLHGGAPAALGPHAFAAAAAASGLTVARRWALEGRDDGPRSWVDLDDPAAIAAHRRHARDGARRLPPRLYRLSAPRYALTASRGPAGPSWIEGALRQAARELGLADGSWRASPPQALRKGKLVATLHADDGRGWITKVPLNDDVAAAMRHGQRALMSVRAQLAADAPLRRLLPAQAADVEYRGLLLHLESYCTGRPWAEDRNAPPPAAAGIAPVLKDLLDLDPASCGLDDGHDVLPQAEADLSALLQRHDPDLAPTLRDAITRLDAGRSPQLHLRKGDLSLSNVFLEGGRVSGLIDWDETGATRQPLAPLADLFFSWLWQRGGWSRTRSLVALAGGRIEALPASLGVAELLTSL